The following proteins are encoded in a genomic region of Nicotiana sylvestris chromosome 4, ASM39365v2, whole genome shotgun sequence:
- the LOC104225549 gene encoding uncharacterized protein produces MYRARLPDKRELNLLERRTTYFHSRKQNPTSDSTEVSACYQFNRELARQRAALIGASSSTLRTVNVFTINDSTLSDNGKDLHDRSPIFEVGSTSETCSEQYNITMRNATSKGHTSEKMSLWNTNDLPNSPYRLKTVPNCKFCRAKRFQYGSPGFCCDNGSVKLIHYGLPAKLLNLYLGNSQESKHFRTYVKLHNNMFAFLLLE; encoded by the exons ATGTATAGGGCGAGGTTGCCCGATAAAAGAGAACTAAATTTACTGGAGCGCCGAACGACATACTTTCATTCTAGAAAGCAGAATCCAACCAGTGATTCCACTGAAGTATCAGCTTGCTACCAATTTAATAGAGAATTAGCAAGGCAGAGAGCTGCTCTAATAGGAGCCTCATCTTCTACCTTGAGAACAG TAAATGTGTTCACAATTAATGATTCCACTCTTTCTGATAATGGGAAAGATTTACATGATCGCTCTCCCATTTTTGAAGTTG GGTCTACATCAGAAACGTGTAGTGAACAATATAATATTACCATGCGTAACGCTACAAGCAAAG GTCATACATCTGAAAAAATGTCTCTCTGGAACACTAATGATTTGCCCAATAGCCCTTATAGACTGAAAACTGTGCCGAATTGCAAATTTTGTAGAGCCAAAAGATTTCAATATGGATCACCGGGATTTTGTTGTGATAATGGATCAGTGAAATTGATTCACTATGGACTACCTGCTAAATTGCTAAATCTTTATTTAGGAAACTCTCAGGAGTCCAAACATTTTCGCACTTATGTTAAATTGCATAACAATATGTTTGCATTTCTTCTCTTGGAGTGA